The following proteins are co-located in the Ostrinia nubilalis chromosome 22, ilOstNubi1.1, whole genome shotgun sequence genome:
- the LOC135082610 gene encoding myrosinase 1-like yields the protein MTTPKAVVFSLFLALVGATKRTFPPDFKFGVGTSAYQIEGAWNVSDKTESIWDRLTHSNPGAIADRSHGDVACDSYHQWQRDIDMAVELGVHFYRFSISWPRILPTGFPNKISEDGKNYYNNLINGLLAKGIEPVITIYHWDLPQRLQDLGGWTNPLIVDWLGDYAKVLYSLYADRVKTWVTINEPILICDMAYGGIGFAPMIVDLDIARFLCTKNVLMAHAKAWRIYDEEFRPKYNGQISLSNHVLWYEPMEGETEETADLARAMGEGRYSHPIYSKEGGWPPILEQKMAEASRKEGYWTSRLPALTTEEIEFMRGTFDYYGLNHYTSRLVRRQRPDDVLHFMSGSEEMGVVLESSPKWGNTSSEWLKSNPEGLRKLLVYIRDTYGDIPIIITENGCASSHSLEDYNRVDYHEKYMEQMLLAINEDKVNVLAYTAWSLMDNFEWNDGYNSRFGLYEVDFEDPLRPRTPRRSAKFYADVIKSNSLHVAHKYRNDEL from the exons ATGACGACTCCGAAGGCGGTGGTTTTCAG TCTTTTTTTGGCGTTGGTGGGGGCAACCAAAAGAACTTTCCCCCCAGACTTCAAGTTTGGGGTGGGTACATCGGCATACCAAATCGAGGGCGCGTGGAATGTCAGTG ACAAGACGGAAAGCATCTGGGACCGGCTCACACATTCAAACCCTGGCGCCATAGCCGACAGAAGCCATGGCGACGTGGCCTGTGACTCCTATCACCAGTGGCAGAGGGACATCGACATGGCAGTGGAATTGGGAGTGCATTTTTACAG ATTCTCTATCTCCTGGCCAAGAATCCTGCCTACAGGTTTTCCGAATAAAATAAGCGAAGACGGCAAGAATTATTATAACAATCTCATCAATGGACTGCTCGCGAAGGGAATCGAACCTGTAATCACCATTTACCACTGGGACTTGCCGCAAAGGCTGCAAGATTTGG GCGGCTGGACAAACCCCCTCATAGTAGACTGGCTAGGCGACTACGCCAAGGTCCTGTATTCCCTATACGCCGATCGGGTCAAGACATGGGTCACCATCAACGAGCCTATCCTTATTTGTGACATGGCCTATGGCGGCATAGGTTTCGCTCCCATGATAGTAGACTTGGACATTGCCAGGTTCCTCTGCACGAAGAATGTGCTGATGGCCCATGCTAAAGCTTGGCGGATTTATGATGAGGAGTTCCGGCCGAAGTATAATG GTCAAATTTCACTATCGAACCACGTTCTATGGTACGAGCCAATGGAAGGAGAGACTGAAGAAACAGCTGATTTAGCCAGAGCTATGGGG GAGGGTCGGTACAGCCATCCCATATATTCAAAAGAAGGCGGCTGGCCCCCAATACTGGAACAGAAGATGGCAGAAGCAAGCCGCAAAGAAGGATACTGGACGTCCAGGCTTCCAGCCTTAACGACCGAAGAAATTGAGTTCATGAGAG GTACGTTTGACTACTACggtctgaaccactacaccagcCGACTGGTCCGCCGTCAGAGACCCGATGACGTCCTCCATTTCATGTCAGGATCCGAAGAGATGGGCGTCGTTCTGGAATCTTCTCCGAAATGGGGCAACACAAGCAGTGAATGGTTGAAG TCAAACCCTGAAGGCCTTCGCAAGCTCCTGGTGTATATTAGGGACACATATGGGGACATTCCCATCATAATCACTGAGAACGGATGCGCTTCGTCCCACAGCCTGGAAGACTACAACCGCGTCGATTACCACGAGAAATACATGGAGCAG ATGCTCCTGGCCATCAACGAAGACAAAGTCAACGTCCTCGCATACACAGCCTGGTCGCTAATGGACAACTTTGAGTGGAATGACGGTTACAA CTCCCGTTTCGGCTTGTACGAAGTGGACTTCGAAGAcccgctgcgcccgcgcaccccGCGGAGGTCCGCTAAGTTCTACGCTGACGTCATCAAGAGCAACTCCTTGCATGTCGCTCATAAATATAGGAACGATGAACTATAG